In the Quercus lobata isolate SW786 chromosome 5, ValleyOak3.0 Primary Assembly, whole genome shotgun sequence genome, one interval contains:
- the LOC115990694 gene encoding F-box protein SKIP19-like — MGHNKPEVLKNISLVTYCSSQYGGFKLFVSNNEFVRCRILPPLCIYLSVYNCLFYHILGIFCSSSQLRHLRLVCCYSNSDEGLSEAAKLPLLEELSITLCSLSKESLEAVGCCCSLLKSFKWNQQWFATDGLCQTECDEEAVAIAKNVPELRHLWLIGNQLTNDGL, encoded by the coding sequence ATGGGCCATAACAAACCTGAGGTTCTAAAGAATATTTCTCTGGTGACTTACTGCAGTTCACAATATGGTGGGTTCAAGCTATTTGTCTccaataatgaatttgtaagaTGCAGAATTCTTCCACCTTTATGTATTTACTTGTCTGTTTATAATTGCCTTTTTTATCACATCCTTGGTATTTTTTGCAGTTCAAGTCAGCTTAGACACCTTCGTCTTGTATGTTGTTATAGCAATTCGGATGAGGGATTGAGTGAGGCTGCAAAACTTCCATTATTGGAGGAGTTGAGCATTACACTTTGTTCATTGTCAAAAGAATCTTTGGAAGCTGTGGGGTGTTGTTGTTCCCTTTTGAAATCATTCAAATGGAATCAGCAGTGGTTTGCTACTGATGGACTTTGTCAGACAGAGTGTGATGAGGAGGCAGTTGCTATTGCAAAGAACGTGCCCGAATTACGCCACCTCTGGCTTATTGGAAATCAGCTGACAAATGATGGTTTGTAG